The Mytilus edulis chromosome 4, xbMytEdul2.2, whole genome shotgun sequence nucleotide sequence aagcaccACAAACcttaccaaaaactgggggtgatacaAGTCACTTTAAGTTTGAAATGCTCGAAACTTAAGACGAAGAAGTGTAATACAAACGTTTTTTCTTCTTGTAATCGtcatttttaatcatatttattaAGCGTAGTAAATGTATCCATCCATCGACATTCCTTCTTTCCCAGTATAGTTCTGTTAACATAgcttatagatataagaagatgtggtatacgtgccaataagacaactctccattcaagtcacaatttgtaaaagtaaattattGAATGGTTTACCTCGTCctctttttttgtttataaaagcATGTTAAAATGTTCTTGGCCTTTCTAATTTTCTAAATGTCTTATATTGGGATTTATAGCTCTGTACGTTAATGTCACTgaacgtgtttttttttagtttttataatgCATTTGACTTTCAGTCTTAATTTAATTCCTGTCAGTTATGTACTTTTTATGTTTCATCTTGATGTCTCTTTCAGCATGCAATATGATTTTAAAGCCTATACAtgttaaagtaattttttttaatgtttacatttcataacataaaaaatattttgaaatatgtttctgCACTATTCTTATTCAATACAGTCACACGGTACAACATATTTTAACGACAACTTTCGGAATTAAACGTCCTAGTACATCTCCACAGTTAGTATAAATGTTTTATCAGGCACACTTGTGTCTTTTCAGATAGAGAAAAGCATGCGTTTTTCGCACATCTGTCCTCTAACAAGGAAAATCTGATCGATGGAACAGTGGTTATATTTAACAGAGCACCACTCAACGTCGGTGGCGGATACGATACTGCAAGTGGAAAGTTTACATGCAAAGAAGACGGTTTGTACTTTTTCTCATGGACAACTCTATCAAATTCAAGAAAAGATTTTACAAGTGCATTATTCGTGAATGGAAATGGCATAGCAGAGAACATTGTAGACAATGACGAAACTATCGATACGATGACTGGTTCTAGCAGTGCTATATTTCAAATGAGAAAGGGAGATGTTGCATGGATAGGTGTTGTTGGAGCCGAAGGAACGTACCTTAGACATACTTGGACAAAAGGCATACCGGCATCTGTGTTTACTGGATTTAAAATTGATTGATGTATTTGAAACTAATTATGCTTATATGTTGTAATATATGGCTATATAAAATTTACTTGCAAATGTGTAACTATTATTTCTTTAAAGACTTTCCAATTCAATCgacataggtaaaaaaaaaataggtatgAACTAGACATACATTCCAAAAAAAATCCTATGATACtattaagaaaaaatattatttataaaaaaaaaaaatgcgtaaAAAATGCTGTTTCCTTGTCTTTACAATTTCAATTATGAACTAACACCTTAAACTTTTACAAGAAGCTCAAGACGACCAATATTTCCGACATACGCAACAAGACAGTATAGTGAATAAATCATAAACACGCTTACAATGAAGGCATTGTCAAGAATTACTAGAAATACCAGGAAAtctgtttaaaataagaaatataaaagactAGATACCATTGAAATATATAAGCAACAACAAAACCTTAGTTTGATAACGATGAATAACCATGACAAAACACTGAATACCTATAGCGTTGTCGTTGGTTTTGTGATTTTCGTTTCGTATTTTCCTTTTTCCTTCGACATGTAATTTTGTattgtctctttggtacatttTGACTTTATTTTCGAAATAACTTGCAAATGCAGATTGCCTCCGAGATACcatatcaaacaaaacaaaaaaggtcAATGGTGTAAACATAACTTCCCAATCAGGTAAACAAATGTAGTAAAAACAATATACCAGAAGTCAATTGTTGTTTGCCACtccttcaaacaaaatatatcttTAGTTAATCTTTTGATGTCCCTTTCGTTCAAATAGCTTTTTAAGTTTCTATGTATGGATCCAAATGTTTAGGTTTGAGCGTTCCTTATGAGAGTAAATCCAATAAAGCgccacagaaaaaaaataacagaatagCTTGATTTAAACTTATAACATTAAACGACAACACTTATAAATAATGACAATTAACAACAAACATTGGCTTCTAATTTCGGAAAACACCGAAAATATATGACTGGTGAAAAAAATCTGTACTCTGCGTTAAACAAAAACTGCGTTATGTGGAAGAACAACTGAAATCAACACTGCTTAAAGTTGACGATCACAATCACCAATAGGTTAACCGACATGAAGTGTCGGTATCTCATCTGACAGTCACGACATGCTGTGGTCGACTAAGATACCAGTAAAATCGCCTTACTTGTTATTCACTATTTGCTTCCTTTTTCTCGAAAATTAAAGTAAGTGTGAATTGACATAGAGGGTGATACATTTATACCAGGAGACCCTGTTTCCTTATCAAAGCGATGGAGGGCATTCGAACCCTTCCGTGTTGTGGTTGTGGCCGTGGTTTGTCTCTTCCTATTCTCTTTACCAGATTcgaacattggtaaactactgtCAATTTAAAATGGAAccacataaaaaacaaataaaaaaaagacaagcggtttgtttcatttaatcatttgatttttttactttttcggAAATAACTACCTCTGTACTAAATAATGAattctttaataaataatacaaggttcgattattttgtttattcatgTCGACtggtaaatcattaaaaaaattataatgaagaaataacaaaattaacaaaaatagtgAATTCTGCgaaaatttcaaaacttaaagTTATATACCGTGTCAAAATTAAACGctcaaacaactgtcatattcttaacttggtacaggaatatccttatgttgaaaatggtggataacTACTATGTTTCATTGTCAATATATGAAATTTGTTCATATGTGGTATTAATTAGAAACTATGTTTAGTGATGGGGCAAAAGAAGTAAGATGGTACAAGGACaattgtttattaatattttcagtcGATTTGATCGTCTTTTCTAAGGCTgtatgttaattttattaatcTGCGACATGTTTTGTATCTACTATTATTTAATGTTACTGTTGTTATTAGACAGTAAAAGGATATTGAATTATTCCactaaataaaatactatttaaaattatgatcataaaatatacttttaatacatatacatatatgctCAAGACGCATGTTTATGGAAAAACCTTCATGAGGTgaacttttgtagacgaaacacgcgtccgGCGTACATAaaaaattacaatcctggtatctatgacgagtttatttataACCAATGGGTcggtgccactgctggtggatgttcataattataaattagctGTTaacaaaaatttgcatttttgaaattctTAGGGTTTTCtgcctcagaaatagattacgtTAGCTGTATTTGCAAAACATTCAcgattttttggtcctcaatgttcgtcaacttcgtactttatttggcgttTTAAGCattgttttgattcgagcgtcactgataagtcttttgtagacgaaaagcgtaTCTGGCgtacataaaaaataatataatcctggtatctatgatgagtttatttcctgaGTGAATTGCAACCTCAGTTTAAGTATAAACAATTTCTAAGTTTTTCAGTATTATCTTCTTTCTATTTAACCTTAATGTATAATTTTATGAAGATgtattaataccaaaatttattaCACTTGAgaaactttttttgatttgatttgccATTTCTCATGACAATATTTCTACTCTCGTCAATTAATGAAATAGACTTTGTAGTTTAGGTACTATTCTCAACAAATATTTCTTTGGGTAAGTTAAGATATAAAGTATAAATTCCGGAGACATTTAATGTACTTTTTATGATACCAGTTCCAAAGCAGAAAAAGATTTAGGATTTTCTAACATCTCCTCTTTAGTAGATGATGTATGGGTatatttgggaaaaaaataagaTTCCAAGATTTGATGCGAAAATAAGGACTTTAGCACTTAGAAACACTATTGAAATGTCAATGAACATATGATATTTGTTGAAATAGTCGTCATCATTTCAATTTTCGTAATAAAATCCGAGATTATGATGACACCATGTAAATACATTGTCAATCCTTAAATGTCAATGACATTTAGAACTAACTATTAATGATATCATGTAGGTGGTGTTATATTATAACCATTTAAAAAATGCCAATTACAAACGGCACTATATATGTAAAAAGTCTAtctgatattttaatattttctcatCTTTTTTTGGTTTATTAGGAAAGGGATTTAGGTTCTTAACAATAGACTTCAGAGATTGTGATataaaaaaagtctgaaattattcatgattttttattaaagaTCATAATACTAGGCCGCTCCACTTGAATTCAATACAGCATGAACAAAGAATACATAAAACAGCATATAGGTGAACCAATATAAAATATGTACACATATGGATTCGCTTGCAGTTCATGCGATTCCCTCAGTAAAGTTTTATATTGatctgcaaattaaaaaaaaaataaaatgaaaaatcacGCGTTTTGACCATCGGTATACATGTACTACAGATGtctctgatataacaaatgagcaTTGTTTTCTGTCTGTGAAATCATACTGAAAAGTCTATATAAAAAGAGATACACAATCTCCAGAAATTGGTAATTGAATTTAGATTATGTCATTTCTTTGTTTAGCAGTATTATTCTTTATCTACATAATTTATCATATCCACATAACTAGTTTCTCCAATAAATTGTACGCTTATGACAAAAAGTGTGTTATATGTTTAACTTCATGCCTAGaagtataaataaaattgagaatggaaatggggaatgtgccaaagagacaacaacccgacaatagagcagacaacagcagaaggtcaccaacaggtcttcaatgcaacgagaaattctcgcacccggaggcgtccttcatctgacccctaaacaaatatatactggttcagtgataatgaacaccatactaaactccaaattgtacacaagaaactaaaagttaaaatgatacaagactaacaaaggccagaggctcctgact carries:
- the LOC139518567 gene encoding heavy metal-binding protein HIP-like, whose amino-acid sequence is MLFGRIGILMFSCLMRQLHSAPSSYGTMISMPLVDNIGATLKADLDVTKMNKYLHEYIQQEVSLGVSKAMAGMVETMVENKTRAVQTELEAKIGDKMKQLNQKDREKHAFFAHLSSNKENLIDGTVVIFNRAPLNVGGGYDTASGKFTCKEDGLYFFSWTTLSNSRKDFTSALFVNGNGIAENIVDNDETIDTMTGSSSAIFQMRKGDVAWIGVVGAEGTYLRHTWTKGIPASVFTGFKID